In a genomic window of Flavobacteriales bacterium:
- a CDS encoding gliding motility-associated C-terminal domain-containing protein, translating to MRLLRAFFILSLALTARAVQATHNRAGEIIVCHVSGLTYEATIITHTKLSAPADRPELTLHWGDGDSTVISRLPPQDFPDDDLRRNVYIGTHTYGGPGVFTLYFFDENRNAGVLNIPNSVNQPFAVITELTISPSGGNNCSPRFLNSPIQDACTCMPWIHNSAAYDPDGDSLSYEPVACLGIGVLPINGYLFPSQMAGCNGNAYSIDPVTGTIRWLNPGTQGEYNLAFRVHEWRRVGNALLHMGFVMRDMQVTVIACSNQPPVIAQVQDTCVTAGAFLAFNVQASDPDAGQLVTLTALGQPFVMPSSPATFVSPSPGQSVSGIFSWGTNCSHVRPQPYQVVFEARDNGQPVELYDYRTMNITVVSPPPTNPSATPSGSSMLLSWTPTVCTNASGYKIYRRLGAYGFVPDNCETGVPAYTGYTLIGSVAGSGTSTFTDNGPITVGNTYCYMVVATFVNGAESYASVEFCATLTRQVPVITHVSVGETSTTTGIDTVRWSNAYDLDTLLRPGPYQFKLYRGTGFTNATTLIHTSGLHPFLAHPDTEFIDLGLNTQDQAHVYRVDFFGSGGSDFIGSSSAASSVFIGAEPNDEQLTISWALNTPWINSIYEVYRDIAGTWTFVGSSTTASFTESGLSNGTEYCYLVRSTGAYSNPGIPSPLLNFSQELCAAPRDRTPPCPPAVQLDNDCETPLNTLTWNNPNQSCADDTYQYHVYFAETPTSDYALIGVIVGAENTSFTHVNGTSVSGCYQVTAIDTVGNESAFIEPVCGDNCPLYTLPNIFTPNGDRINDLFVPFPYRGVKAIDLQVYNRWGQVVFSTLDPDILWNGTLNNNGEACPDGVYFYTCIVTFARLMGDEPKELKGYVHISGGKDSPKLN from the coding sequence TCACGCTGCATTGGGGCGATGGTGACAGCACGGTGATTTCACGGCTGCCGCCTCAGGATTTCCCGGACGACGACTTGCGTCGCAACGTGTACATCGGCACGCACACTTATGGCGGCCCTGGAGTGTTCACGCTCTACTTCTTCGATGAGAACCGCAATGCAGGGGTGCTGAACATCCCCAACTCGGTGAACCAGCCCTTCGCGGTGATAACGGAACTCACGATTAGCCCGTCGGGCGGGAATAATTGCTCGCCGCGATTCCTGAACTCGCCGATACAGGATGCCTGCACGTGCATGCCGTGGATCCACAATTCAGCCGCCTACGACCCTGACGGCGACAGCCTCAGCTATGAGCCTGTGGCCTGCTTGGGAATCGGCGTGCTGCCGATCAATGGATACCTGTTCCCGAGTCAGATGGCCGGATGCAATGGCAACGCTTACAGCATCGACCCGGTCACCGGCACGATACGCTGGCTGAATCCAGGGACGCAAGGTGAATACAACCTTGCGTTCCGGGTGCATGAATGGCGGCGTGTGGGGAATGCACTGCTCCATATGGGCTTCGTGATGCGCGACATGCAGGTGACGGTGATTGCCTGCTCCAACCAACCGCCTGTCATCGCTCAAGTGCAGGACACCTGTGTCACCGCCGGTGCTTTCCTCGCCTTCAATGTGCAAGCCAGCGATCCTGATGCTGGTCAGCTTGTCACGCTCACGGCATTGGGCCAACCCTTCGTTATGCCCAGTTCGCCAGCCACCTTCGTGAGCCCCTCGCCGGGCCAGTCAGTATCGGGCATATTCTCGTGGGGCACGAACTGCAGCCATGTGCGGCCGCAACCTTACCAAGTCGTGTTCGAAGCGCGTGACAATGGGCAACCCGTGGAGCTCTACGACTATCGCACCATGAACATCACCGTGGTGTCTCCGCCGCCCACCAATCCTAGCGCCACGCCCAGCGGCAGCAGCATGCTGTTGAGCTGGACGCCCACGGTGTGCACCAATGCATCGGGCTATAAGATCTATCGGCGGCTCGGCGCGTATGGCTTCGTCCCGGACAATTGCGAGACCGGAGTGCCCGCCTACACCGGGTACACGCTCATCGGCAGTGTCGCCGGCTCCGGCACCAGCACCTTCACCGACAACGGGCCCATCACCGTTGGCAATACGTACTGCTACATGGTGGTGGCCACCTTCGTAAACGGAGCCGAGAGCTATGCCAGTGTGGAGTTCTGCGCCACTCTCACCCGGCAGGTGCCCGTGATCACGCATGTGAGCGTGGGCGAGACCAGCACCACCACCGGCATCGACACCGTGCGCTGGAGCAACGCCTACGACCTGGACACGCTGCTGCGCCCCGGCCCGTATCAATTCAAGCTCTATCGCGGCACGGGCTTCACCAATGCCACCACCCTTATCCATACCAGCGGGCTGCATCCCTTCTTGGCGCATCCCGATACGGAGTTCATCGACCTCGGCCTGAACACGCAGGACCAGGCGCACGTGTACCGCGTGGATTTCTTCGGTAGCGGCGGCAGCGATTTCATCGGCAGCAGCAGCGCGGCCTCGTCGGTCTTCATCGGCGCCGAGCCGAACGATGAGCAGCTCACCATCTCATGGGCGCTGAATACGCCGTGGATCAATTCGATCTATGAGGTGTACCGGGACATTGCTGGTACGTGGACCTTCGTTGGAAGCAGCACGACGGCCAGCTTCACCGAGAGCGGCCTCAGCAACGGAACCGAATACTGCTACCTCGTGCGCAGCACCGGTGCTTACAGCAATCCGGGCATTCCTTCGCCGCTGCTGAATTTCAGTCAGGAGCTCTGCGCCGCTCCGCGTGACCGCACGCCGCCGTGCCCACCTGCCGTTCAGCTCGACAACGATTGCGAGACCCCGCTGAACACGCTCACCTGGAACAACCCCAACCAGAGCTGCGCTGACGACACGTACCAATACCATGTGTACTTCGCCGAGACGCCGACCTCGGATTACGCGCTCATCGGCGTGATCGTGGGTGCAGAGAACACCAGCTTCACGCATGTGAATGGAACCAGCGTCTCGGGATGCTATCAGGTCACTGCCATCGACACCGTTGGCAACGAGAGCGCGTTCATCGAGCCGGTTTGCGGCGACAATTGCCCGCTCTACACGCTGCCCAACATCTTCACTCCGAACGGCGACCGCATCAACGACCTCTTCGTGCCCTTCCCTTATCGTGGCGTGAAGGCGATCGACCTGCAGGTGTACAACCGCTGGGGGCAGGTGGTCTTCAGCACCTTGGATCCCGATATCCTTTGGAACGGCACGCTGAACAACAATGGCGAAGCCTGCCCGGATGGCGTGTACTTCTACACCTGCATCGTCACCTTCGCGCGGCTCATGGGCGATGAGCCCAAGGAGCTCAAGGGGTACGTCCACATCAGCGGCGGCAAGGATTCGCCCAAGCTCAACTGA
- a CDS encoding nitrate- and nitrite sensing domain-containing protein has translation MKLRFADLPVRTKFMVTLGLPVLGMVLLIGKQIDGSLKRLDVMEYIDQQTRLIGLYANVVHELQRERAISVGYLAGMNVLPQKLELQQARTDGALVTLELPGNPISAAVLAKRPFDGLNILRQRVRERRIDPSSVSRAYRAMDQALLDELGRSGRLQLDPSIKDMLYAHLRLLSAKEAMSVLRDKLTIGYATRPIEAGEVSELAEQVSAYETNVLLFERDAPAEVLKAYQEEFQGEDVNFMRSLIGTVKQRRSPDLEIAPREWWELSLDVVEKLRAVEARSLSLITSSSAANSRDAELRLFAVLAALIAVVSAVFIMGFLITRGVSRTVDEVGRAARSMAVGDVNVKVLATSGDEIGAMAVAFNGMVDNQRSLARSAEAIGRGDYDAPVNVRGTQDQLGLALARMKENLKAARLRDDEQARALKSEKEKLEEANQRISVLIKEMHHRVKNNLQVIASLLRLQAASFSDERLQAAFDQSQSRVTSMALIHEKLYKGDELATVEVALYIEELFDELVRVNDVQERITRSTDIDQGLSLGLSTMVPLGLLLNELITNSLKHAFTGRSKGRVTLALHRAEGDAFDLLYADDGTGIPLEKLQPDGETLGSTLIEGLVEQLNGRMTVEGGTEGTRYQIRFTGR, from the coding sequence ATGAAGCTCCGCTTCGCCGACCTGCCGGTGCGCACCAAGTTCATGGTGACCTTGGGCCTGCCCGTGCTGGGCATGGTGCTCCTGATCGGCAAGCAGATCGATGGCAGCCTCAAGCGCCTCGACGTGATGGAGTATATCGACCAGCAGACGCGGCTGATCGGGCTCTATGCCAATGTGGTGCACGAGCTGCAGCGTGAGCGCGCCATCTCAGTTGGCTATCTGGCCGGCATGAACGTGCTGCCGCAGAAGCTGGAGCTGCAGCAGGCACGGACAGATGGCGCGCTGGTCACACTTGAGCTGCCCGGCAATCCGATCAGTGCGGCGGTCCTGGCGAAGCGCCCATTCGACGGGCTGAATATCCTGCGGCAACGCGTGCGCGAACGCCGTATCGACCCGAGCAGCGTGAGCCGCGCCTACCGCGCCATGGACCAGGCCCTGCTCGATGAGCTCGGACGTTCTGGCCGGCTCCAGCTCGACCCCAGCATCAAGGACATGCTCTATGCGCACCTGCGACTGCTCAGCGCCAAAGAGGCCATGAGCGTGCTCAGGGACAAACTCACCATCGGCTATGCCACTCGACCCATTGAAGCGGGCGAGGTTTCGGAGCTTGCTGAGCAGGTGAGCGCTTACGAGACCAACGTGCTGCTGTTCGAGCGTGACGCGCCTGCCGAGGTGCTGAAGGCCTATCAGGAGGAATTCCAAGGAGAGGATGTGAACTTCATGCGGTCCCTGATCGGCACGGTGAAGCAGCGCAGGTCGCCCGACCTGGAAATCGCTCCGCGCGAATGGTGGGAGCTCTCCCTCGATGTGGTGGAGAAGCTGCGCGCGGTGGAGGCCCGATCCCTTTCGTTGATCACCAGCAGCTCCGCCGCCAACAGCCGCGATGCTGAGCTTCGGCTCTTCGCCGTGCTGGCCGCCCTCATCGCCGTGGTGTCCGCCGTTTTCATCATGGGCTTCCTGATCACCCGCGGCGTGAGCCGCACGGTGGATGAGGTAGGGCGCGCCGCGCGCTCCATGGCCGTTGGCGATGTGAACGTGAAGGTGCTCGCCACCAGCGGCGATGAGATCGGCGCGATGGCGGTGGCCTTCAATGGCATGGTCGATAACCAGCGCTCGCTGGCCCGCAGCGCGGAGGCCATCGGTCGCGGCGATTACGATGCCCCCGTGAATGTGCGCGGTACGCAGGACCAATTGGGCCTCGCCCTAGCGCGCATGAAGGAGAACCTGAAGGCCGCCCGCCTGCGCGACGACGAACAGGCGCGCGCGCTGAAATCGGAGAAGGAGAAGCTCGAGGAGGCCAACCAGCGGATCAGCGTGCTCATCAAGGAGATGCACCACCGCGTGAAGAACAACCTGCAGGTGATCGCCAGCCTGCTTCGGCTGCAAGCGGCCTCCTTCAGCGATGAACGGCTGCAGGCCGCCTTCGACCAGAGCCAGAGCCGCGTGACCAGCATGGCGCTGATCCACGAGAAGCTCTACAAGGGCGATGAGCTCGCCACGGTCGAAGTGGCGCTCTACATCGAAGAGCTCTTCGATGAGCTGGTGCGCGTGAACGATGTGCAGGAGCGCATCACGCGCAGCACAGACATCGACCAAGGGCTCAGCCTCGGCCTCAGCACCATGGTGCCGCTTGGCCTGCTCCTCAACGAGCTCATCACCAACTCGCTCAAGCACGCGTTCACCGGCCGATCCAAAGGCCGCGTCACGCTCGCACTTCATCGAGCCGAGGGCGATGCCTTCGACCTGCTCTACGCCGATGATGGCACTGGCATCCCCTTGGAGAAGCTGCAGCCCGATGGAGAAACGCTGGGCTCCACCTTGATCGAGGGCCTCGTGGAACAGCTCAATGGGCGCATGACGGTGGAGGGCGGCACTGAAGGCACGCGCTACCAGATACGCTTCACCGGCCGATGA
- a CDS encoding riboflavin synthase codes for MFTGIVEEIGAIAAVRDEGSNRVLTVKARMAPELQVDQSVSHNGACLTVTRVLGNAYEVVAVQETLARTNLGALHVGDAVNLERSLRLGDRLDGHLVQGHVDDVLRCIDVRDENGSWTFRFALPPSKHLLVPKGSICLNGVSLTIAQLNDDGFAVAIIPYTFEHTTFRSLRAGGTVNVEYDVLGKYVERMMGGR; via the coding sequence ATGTTCACGGGCATTGTCGAGGAGATCGGCGCCATTGCCGCCGTGCGCGACGAAGGCAGCAATCGTGTGCTCACGGTAAAGGCGCGCATGGCGCCCGAGCTGCAGGTCGATCAAAGCGTTTCGCACAACGGGGCCTGCCTAACCGTGACCAGGGTCCTGGGCAATGCATACGAGGTGGTGGCCGTGCAGGAGACCCTTGCACGCACCAATCTTGGCGCACTGCACGTGGGCGATGCCGTGAACCTGGAGCGCAGCCTGCGCCTCGGCGACCGACTTGATGGCCACTTGGTGCAAGGCCATGTGGATGATGTGTTGCGCTGCATCGACGTCCGTGACGAGAACGGCAGCTGGACCTTCCGATTCGCGCTGCCGCCTTCCAAGCACCTGCTCGTTCCCAAGGGCAGCATCTGCCTGAACGGCGTGAGCCTTACCATCGCGCAGCTCAACGACGATGGCTTCGCCGTGGCCATCATCCCCTACACCTTCGAGCATACCACCTTCCGATCATTGCGCGCTGGCGGTACCGTGAACGTTGAGTACGATGTGCTCGGGAAGTACGTGGAGCGGATGATGGGGGGGCGGTGA
- a CDS encoding acyl-CoA carboxylase subunit beta, with the protein MKEQFDRLDQLAAKALEGGGPERIDGQHKKGKLTARERIGLLLDEGSFQEIGQLVTHRSSNFGLEKQKFLGDGVITGYGTIGGRLVYVFSQDFTVLGGSLAEAHAQKICRIMDLAMQNGAPVIGLNDSGGARIQEGVVSLGGYADIFYRNVRSSGVIPQISAILGPCAGGAVYSPALTDFVLMAEGTSYMFVTGPNVVKTVTHEEVSSEDLGGASTHATKSGVAHFTAANEIEAIRQLRQLVGYIPSNCEEEPPVLPYAPGDESRPELDAIIPENPNQPYDIRQVMNAVIDPDSSMEVHAEYARNMVIGFARVAGRTVGCVANQPAVLAGVLDIDASTKAARFVRFCDAFNIPLITFVDVPGFLPGTDQEWRGIISHGAKLLYAFSEATVPRITIITRKAYGGAYDVMNSKHIGCDMNFAWPSAEIAVMGAKGAAEIIFKGEIAKAADKDAKWKEKEAEYKEQFANPYEAAARGYVDEVIRPSQTRVKVIAALDMLRNKVDNLPRKKHGNIPL; encoded by the coding sequence ATGAAAGAGCAGTTCGACCGACTCGACCAACTTGCAGCGAAGGCCCTTGAGGGCGGCGGCCCAGAACGGATCGATGGGCAGCACAAGAAGGGCAAGCTCACCGCGCGTGAGCGCATAGGCCTGCTGCTCGATGAGGGCAGCTTCCAGGAAATCGGCCAGCTGGTGACGCACCGTAGCAGCAACTTCGGGCTGGAGAAGCAGAAGTTCCTGGGGGATGGCGTGATCACCGGTTACGGCACCATCGGCGGCCGCTTGGTGTACGTGTTCTCGCAGGATTTCACCGTGCTGGGCGGATCTCTCGCCGAGGCCCATGCGCAGAAGATCTGCCGCATCATGGACCTGGCCATGCAGAACGGGGCGCCCGTGATCGGCCTGAACGACAGCGGCGGCGCACGCATCCAGGAAGGCGTCGTGAGCCTTGGCGGCTACGCCGACATCTTCTACCGCAACGTGCGATCCAGCGGCGTCATTCCGCAGATAAGCGCCATCCTCGGACCCTGTGCCGGCGGCGCGGTGTACAGCCCTGCGCTCACCGATTTCGTGCTCATGGCCGAAGGCACAAGCTACATGTTCGTGACCGGCCCCAACGTGGTGAAGACGGTGACGCATGAAGAGGTGAGCAGCGAGGACCTGGGCGGCGCCAGCACCCATGCTACCAAGAGCGGCGTGGCGCACTTCACGGCGGCTAACGAGATCGAGGCCATCCGTCAGTTGCGCCAGCTGGTGGGCTATATCCCCAGCAATTGCGAAGAGGAGCCGCCTGTGTTACCGTACGCGCCAGGCGATGAATCGCGTCCGGAGCTGGATGCCATCATCCCTGAGAACCCGAACCAGCCCTACGACATCAGGCAGGTGATGAACGCGGTGATCGATCCCGACAGCAGCATGGAGGTGCACGCTGAATACGCGCGCAACATGGTCATCGGCTTCGCTCGCGTTGCGGGCCGCACCGTGGGCTGCGTGGCCAATCAGCCCGCCGTGCTCGCCGGTGTGCTCGACATCGATGCCAGCACCAAGGCCGCGCGCTTCGTGCGGTTCTGCGACGCTTTCAACATCCCGCTAATCACCTTCGTGGATGTGCCCGGCTTCCTGCCCGGCACGGATCAGGAATGGCGCGGCATCATCAGCCACGGCGCCAAACTGCTCTATGCCTTCAGCGAAGCAACCGTGCCGCGCATCACCATCATCACGCGGAAGGCCTATGGCGGCGCCTACGACGTGATGAACAGCAAGCACATCGGCTGTGACATGAATTTCGCCTGGCCCAGCGCGGAGATCGCTGTGATGGGCGCGAAAGGCGCCGCCGAGATCATCTTCAAGGGCGAGATCGCAAAGGCTGCGGACAAGGACGCCAAGTGGAAGGAGAAGGAGGCCGAGTACAAGGAGCAGTTCGCCAACCCCTACGAGGCTGCTGCGCGCGGTTATGTCGATGAGGTGATCCGCCCTTCGCAAACGCGGGTCAAGGTGATCGCCGCGCTCGACATGCTCCGCAACAAGGTGGACAATCTGCCGCGGAAGAAGCACGGGAACATCCCATTGTGA